AATCAGACATTATAGAAATTCCAATTGAAGAGGAATGATTTAGGATTTCAAGCAAAATGTGGCACGTTTGCCATCAACATCATTTAGAATAGTTTTGTCTGGAGAAACAATTTTCCCAATGACATTTACAGGCGAAGCAGGAGTAATTTCGCCAGGCTTTCCAATTGGGGTCGGACCATAAAACAAACATATTGCTTTTCCAGTCGGCCAATATGCAACATCATTTAGTTCAACAGGAGATTTTGCATTTTCTTCAGGTTGAGATACAGGGGATTTCAAAGTATAGATTTCATCTCCCCACACATTAAGGTCAACAGTAAAGGGCAATTTTTTAATAAAATCATTAACAGTTTTTGGGGAATTTGAATCATCTAATTCTAAAAGTATGTTTGATGAGTTTGGAATTTTGACCTCAACTGAATATTTCATAAAGATACATGATCTTTGAATTAAATATCCCTTTTTTTAATTACATTTATGGAAATTCACGTATACGACACTTATGTCAAAGCAGCAGATGGTCATACCATGCACTTTGATGTAATTACTGGTGAAAAAGATCACGACAAAGCCATCACATATGGTAAAGAGTGGTTACAATCAGTCGGCGAGGGAGAAGCAGAGATGACAACAAATGAGTGTCAATTCTGTCACTCACAAGGTGCACCAGAGCCTGTAGAACAGGCAATTAAGGAAAAAGGCTACTTTATCCAGAAAATGGAAGGCTGTCCTTAAACATTTTTTTCCTTTTTCTATAAGACTTTTTTAGATTAATTGTTTTACAAGTAACATGTCAGAACACAAGTATTCAAAGTGGACAGTAGAAGGAGACAAGAAAACAAAATGGATTTGCGGATGTTTTCAAACTGCAGATAATTATTTCAAGTTCTGCGATACCCACAATACAACTTTACAAAAGGCAATTCAAGCTCAAATTGATGAATTAGATATGACACTAATTGTTGAAGACAAAAACTAGATTGCAAGTATTGCAACAAATGCAGATACAAAGACAATTGCAATGGTGTTAAGTAATTTAATCACAGTGTTAAGTGCTGGTCCTGCAGTGTCTTTGTAGGGATCACCAATGATATCTCCAACTACTGCAACTTTGTGTATTTCTGAACCCTTTTCTCCTCTCATCTCCACTAGCTTCTTTGCATTATCCCATGCACCACCAGTATTTGCCAAGTGATATGCTAATAAAATTCCAGTTACAACTGCGCCCATTAACAATCCTGCTACTGCAGTTGGACCTAACAGAATTCCCAAAATTATTGGGGCAAGAATTGCAACAATTGCAGGTTTCCATAGCTCTTTAATTGATGCAACAGTTGCAATGTCTACACATTTAGCATAATCAGGTTTTGATGTTCCTGCAAGAATTCCAGAATCTGCTTTGAATTGTCGTCTTACTTCATCTACCATTTTTCCTGCAGCTCTTGACACACCATTAATGAGTTGGCCTGTGATGATAAATGGAATCAATCCGCCAATTAGTAGTCCAACTATAATTGCAGGATTGGTCAAACTGTAATCCAAAATCAGAATACCTGCAAAGATGTGAGATGCCTCAAATTGAAATGCTTGAATCATAGCCAAAGCAGCTAACGCAGCACTAGCAATGGCAAATCCCTTTGTAACTGCCTTTGTGGTATTTCCGACTGCATCAATCTCATCAGTGACTTTACGATTTTCCTCACCCATTCCAGTCATTTCGACGATTCCGCCTGCATTATCTGCAATTGGTCCAAACGCATCAATGCTTAGAACAATTCCTGCAAGACTTAACATTGCCATTGCAGTCAACGAAGTGCCAAAGATTCCATACAATACAGGATCTGTCCCTTCAGGTGCAGCTCCAGAAGCAATAGTGTATGATAGAATAATTGCAACTACTAGTGCAATCATAAATGGCCCTGTAGATTGCATTCCTTTGATGATTCCCATTAAAGTTAATGATGCATATCCCCATTTTGCAGAGTCTGCAATTTCTTTTACAGGACTTTGTTTGTAACTAGTATAGTAATCAGTAATTTTTTGAATTATAGGAACCAAAATGACACCAATTACAGTGGATCCAAACAAAGCATATGCTACAGCTGATTCACCAATAAATTGTGTAATGAATACAAAGTTCAATCCAATTGCAATTGCAGCTGAGACATAAAATGAACGATTAAGAGGCTTCATTACATCTGTGATATTCTTAGAGCCTACAATTACTACACCAATGATTGATGCAATCATCCCAGATGAGCCAATCAATA
This genomic window from Nitrosopumilus ureiphilus contains:
- a CDS encoding cyclophilin-like fold protein, whose protein sequence is MKYSVEVKIPNSSNILLELDDSNSPKTVNDFIKKLPFTVDLNVWGDEIYTLKSPVSQPEENAKSPVELNDVAYWPTGKAICLFYGPTPIGKPGEITPASPVNVIGKIVSPDKTILNDVDGKRATFCLKS
- a CDS encoding DUF2024 family protein; the protein is MEIHVYDTYVKAADGHTMHFDVITGEKDHDKAITYGKEWLQSVGEGEAEMTTNECQFCHSQGAPEPVEQAIKEKGYFIQKMEGCP
- a CDS encoding sodium-translocating pyrophosphatase; its protein translation is MEISQILPFVAGIASFLVAGGLVAWISKQPTGTKEMMDISNAVKEGAAAFLKREMKIIVPVAIGLSVIIGVFLTPSNGIAFAVGATLSAVAGVISLKITVKAAVRAAHLSSSGLGKTFAMAFRGGATVGLAVPAMALLAITGLYVIYPDPITIAGVGIGASLIALFIRIGGGIFTKAADMGADLVGKVEVNIPEDDPRNPATIADNVGDNVGDAAGMGSDVYESYIVTILAALLIAALIGAPNFFLYPILIGSSGMIASIIGVVIVGSKNITDVMKPLNRSFYVSAAIAIGLNFVFITQFIGESAVAYALFGSTVIGVILVPIIQKITDYYTSYKQSPVKEIADSAKWGYASLTLMGIIKGMQSTGPFMIALVVAIILSYTIASGAAPEGTDPVLYGIFGTSLTAMAMLSLAGIVLSIDAFGPIADNAGGIVEMTGMGEENRKVTDEIDAVGNTTKAVTKGFAIASAALAALAMIQAFQFEASHIFAGILILDYSLTNPAIIVGLLIGGLIPFIITGQLINGVSRAAGKMVDEVRRQFKADSGILAGTSKPDYAKCVDIATVASIKELWKPAIVAILAPIILGILLGPTAVAGLLMGAVVTGILLAYHLANTGGAWDNAKKLVEMRGEKGSEIHKVAVVGDIIGDPYKDTAGPALNTVIKLLNTIAIVFVSAFVAILAI